GACGGAGTCCGTCCGGCGACCGCCCGGGCGCGTCAGGCACTGTTCGATTACCTGGCGCAGGTAATACCGGGAGCGAATGTGCTCGATCTCTACTGCGGTTCCGGCGGTCTAGGCATTGAGGCTCTTTCGCGAGGCGCGGCACACGTCCACTTCGTCGATATCTCGCACAAATCCCTCCATTACGCCCGTGAAAACGTTGCCCTTTGCGGCTTCGACGACCGTGCCTGGTTCACCCTCAAGGATGTCTATCGCTTTCTGCATCAGTGCCGGGAGGAAGGGACCGGCCCGTTCGATCTAATCTTCGCCGCGCCGCCTTATAGACAAGCCGAGCCGGAGCGTATTCTCGACGAAGTGGTTGCTTCAGAAGTGTTGAATACCGGTGGGTTGATCTGCCTGGAATATTCCCGCCATACCGCAGCGCCGCGGATGGAGGAATCGTCGCCGCTCACTCTCGATCGACGAAAGGTCTATGGCGAGTCCGTGGTTGAGGTGTGGGAACGAGTCCGTTAAGAGACTCGCGTA
Above is a genomic segment from Calditrichota bacterium containing:
- the rsmD gene encoding 16S rRNA (guanine(966)-N(2))-methyltransferase RsmD; translation: MPRIVGGAAKGRRLKAPHDGVRPATARARQALFDYLAQVIPGANVLDLYCGSGGLGIEALSRGAAHVHFVDISHKSLHYARENVALCGFDDRAWFTLKDVYRFLHQCREEGTGPFDLIFAAPPYRQAEPERILDEVVASEVLNTGGLICLEYSRHTAAPRMEESSPLTLDRRKVYGESVVEVWERVR